AGAACGCCTCCACGGCGCCCTTGAGGGTGATCATGAGCGGCCGGCCCTTGCGGTCCACCGTCTTGCCGGCAGGCACCTTGATCCAGCCCTCGCTCACGCAGTATTCCTCCACGTCGAAGCGCTCCTTGCCGTTGAAGCGGATGCCGATGTCGTGCTCGAACACGGCAGGCAGGTGGAACTTGCTGCGCGGGTCGATGGAGAGGTGGTCGGGGAGTTCGGGGCGCTGAGAATGGTCAGTCATGGTTTCTTTATTAAAAATCTGAACAGAAAATCAAATGATCAAGCCGGGTTATTGAGCGATTGGTAATTCGGTAACGGATAAAAGAGCGCGATTTGTCCAACACCTACGCCTACCGCGATCTCACCGGGCTTTCAGCTGAGGAATTGTTTCTTTGGATAGCGATTGATCAGACACTGGAGCAATTGGGTGGGGCAGACATCGCCGCTGCGGCAGCGGTCCTTTCAGGACAGCCATTTCTTCCGACAAGGGGTAAATTCGGAGGAGCCACCAAGGGCACATCGCTCGCTTCGGTGGTGTCAAGAAGCATGCTGCAGCAACGAATGCCTTTCGCCTTGCCCACTATCACAGGCGCAAGCCTCAGAACACTCAAAATA
The DNA window shown above is from Acidovorax sp. NCPPB 4044 and carries:
- a CDS encoding DUF3297 family protein; amino-acid sequence: MTDHSQRPELPDHLSIDPRSKFHLPAVFEHDIGIRFNGKERFDVEEYCVSEGWIKVPAGKTVDRKGRPLMITLKGAVEAFYK
- a CDS encoding STM2901 family protein, with the protein product MSNTYAYRDLTGLSAEELFLWIAIDQTLEQLGGADIAAAAAVLSGQPFLPTRGKFGGATKGTSLASVVSRSMLQQRMPFALPTITGASLRTLKITFTRNLGAFVGRLVPGVGWTVLAYDVFQIINQSVTIYNSLAKKEDRLW